ATCTATCAGACGTTAAAGGCGCTGAGGCGGCGGCAGAAGAATATCACGCCCCCTATATTACCGAAACCGTGCAGTTATTCGATTTATTAAAGAAAGATACCCAAAAAGAAGATTTAATGGCTTTAGATGCTATAACAAGCAAATCAGAAGCTTTACATAGCAATATCATCTGCAAACTTGTAAGGTTGTTCATTCTCTATACTCAAGATGAGCCACAAGAATTTTTAAACAGAATAAAACAGCTCTCCAACGATAACCCTGTAGTTTTAGGTGTACTATGCTCATTTTTAATTAAAATCAACCGTTTAGATGAGGCCGAAATATACCTGCAAAAATACTCCCAATTACATCCAAATGACTATAAATGTTGGGAAATAAAAGTCGAGTTCTACTCATCACATAAAATTAACGTAAGAAAAGCCGAAGACTCTTTTTTAAAAGTATTAGCACTAGCGCCTGAAAGCACCGAATCTTTCACAGGCTTAATCAAGCTATTTATCACCCAAAACAGAATGTCAAAAGTGCAAGATTATGTCGAAAGATTGGTACAGATTACTCCTTGGGATCCAGATGCATGGGGCTTGCTGGGAAGAGTCCTTGGAATAAGAAGTAACAATCTGGAGCAAGCTGAAATGGCGTTTAAAAATGCCTGTTCATTGGATAACAATAACGCTGATTTTTATTTAGCATTAGCACAGCTCTATTTACAAAATAATCTCATCGAAAAGGCCGAACTAATTCTTGGTGAGTTGGAAAACATCGAACTCGAAAAACAGGAACCGGATTTATATTCTGTCTTTATCTATCGAGGTATCATTCAGGCGTTTTTTAGAAAGGATTACACGCAAGCGAACAGATCATTTTTATCTGCCATCAAAGAATATTCAGGATCAGCAGAACCTTTTATCTTGCAATCCATACTACAGTTACATTGCTTAAATTCCCCTAATGAAGCACAAAAAGCAATGATAGAAGCACAAAAGTGCGATGAGTTTATTTTGGAATTGATGAGTGTAAGCCGCCGTCTAGTTCGATTCTCACTGTGGGATATGGCAGCAGAATTAATCACATCCCATTTGCTACCACGCGATAATCAGGTGGTAATGACTGATTTATGGCAGCCTTTTTCTGACTTGGTGAGAGATATCATTAGAAACGGAAAAACGACGGAATTTATCCGCTTGCTCGAAGCCAATAACAGTGAAGAAAAATGGCAGCCGTTGATAATCGCGTTACACTGCGTGCACGCCAATAACCCCAAACAATTATTGGGGCTTGCACCGGAAAGAAGGAAACCCATTCTGGAATTAGCTCGTATGATCACAATTGACGAGGCGTTTCTTGATGAACTGGAAGCTCTGTTTGAGCATGAGCTCTTTGGCTAGACTGTGCCTTTACCTTGCTGTGTTTTTAATCGACTGTGCTTTTACCTGGCTGCGGAAATATTGTCTGAACAAACAAAGACATATTCCGACACACAGCCAGGCTTACTCGGCCAATAAAACCCCTTGGCGATTACATTAATTGGTCGATTTCGTCTATTTCGTCGCTTGCTCACACAGCCATTGCAGTTCGTCTAGTACACGTGAGCTCATGCGGTGTAATTTGTCGGAATCGGGTTGAATAATACGGTGGTTTTTCACGGCAGGAATGTCTGGCCATTGGCTCCATTGATAGCCTGATGTTTGACCTTGGCTGATAGAAACAGGTTGAATAATCAATTCGATATTCTCTTCCAGCACTTGTTCAATATTCACCTGCGGATAAGGGTTTCCCGCATCGGCAAACGCATTACGAATATGGCAGGTTTCCAGCAAATTATGCGCCCATCCGGGCTTGGCAACCGTGGTTAAAGGTTGATGCCAGATCTCGTAAAAGGCCGTTTGCCATTTCTGATCCTGATATTGCTTTTTCATTGCGCTCAAGCGTTGCTCAAAAGCACTTGCCACTCGCTCGGCAGACTCCGCATTATGGGTTTTTGCGCCATACAAACGCATTTCTTTCGGCACATCCGTTAACTCAAGAGGAAAGGAATACAAGATCTCAAACCCTAATTTTTTAAGCTTATCCAGATCCGTCGCCGGATTACCTCCTTGCCAGGCAATGATAAGATCCGGATTTAGCTCAATAATACGTTCAATCTGCAAGCCCAGATAATTGCCAATCACCGGGATGTCTTTCGCCTGCTCGGGATAATCGGAATATTCAGTTGCAGCGATAATTTGCTCGCCCGCGCCAACTTCAAATAACACTTCAACGATATGGGGTGCAAGCGCAATTATTGTCGGTTTTTCTACTTGCTCCTTTCTAAATAGCTCTTTGTCAGCCGCGTGTGCTGATAAGATACATAAGCAACACGCCAGCAATATACTTTGCCAATATCTTACTGAAAGCATTACCAGTCGATCCCTTTCTGAGCTTTAACGCCAGCATCAAAGGCATGCTTGGTGTTATTCACTTCGCTCACCGTATCTGCCAATTCAATAAGAGCACGATGGCAAGCTCTTCCCGTGACAATCACATGCTGATTCACCGGGCGATTGGCGATAGCGCTCAATACTTCGTCCAAATCCAGATATTGATAAGTCAGCATGTAGGTGATTTCATCTAGCATGACCACGTCGATGGTGTCATCTTGCAGCCATTGTTTAGCATGTTGCCATACTGCTTGAGCTGCTTCGGTGTCGGCGGTTTTATCCTGAGTGTCCCAGGTAAAGCCGGTGCGCATAACTTCAAAAGCCACGCCAGCTTTTTCCAACAAATTACGCTCGCCACACTCCCAACTGCCTTTAATAAACTGCGCGACGGCAGCCTTTAATCCATGCCCAACAGCGCGTGCCACCATGCCAAATCCAGAGGATGACTTGCCTTTGCCGTTTCCGGTGAGTACCAGCAACAGTCCTTTGTCTTCGGTCGCGCTCTCAATGCGGGCATCGACCTTTTCTTTTAGCTTTTGCATCCGTTGTTTATGGCGTTCGTCACTGCTACTGCTATTCATTAACTCTCCACACTTTCCAATCATTATCGTGTTGCTTTTGAGCGAAGCATTAACAACACAAAGAAAATACTACCGATAGCTGAAGTGATAATACCAATAGGCAATTCTTGCCCCGACAAAAGCTGTCGAGCCAAGACATCCACCCACATAAGGAAAATACCACCAAGGAAAAAACAACCAATAAGCAATTTAAAACTGGTCACACCAAATAAAAACCGCACCATGTGTGGCACCATCAAACCGACAAAGCCGATACCACCACAATAAGCGACTATCGCGGCTGTCATGAGCGCACAGCCGAGCAACAACAACATACGCAAGCGAGGCACATTCACCCCTAATGTGAGCGCAGAATCTTCGTCCAGTAACATGGCGTCCATTTGTCGATGTACCAACAGTACCAACCCCAGTAGCACCATCAACAGAGGCAACAATAATTTCACTTGTTCCATCTCTGCGCCCGCCAAGCTGCCCATTAACCAGAACATGATGCGATTACTGGCAAGGGGCTCTCCCACGTACAACAGAAACTGGCTCATGGAACCCAACATGAAAGCGACCGCAACCCCAGCTAACAGGATCAGTTCCACACGAAATAAAAAACGCGCCAGAAACAATACCAACATTATCGCCATTGCTGCGCCAACAAAGGCCATAGCAGGCAACATAAAAGCGATTTGCTGCGCAAAAAAGGTATTGGCAATGGTTGCACCCAACCCCGCTCCGGCAACAATACCGAAGAGGTAAGGGTCGGCGAGAGGATTGCGCGTTGTATTCTGCAACACCGCTCCGGCGCAAGCTAATCCTGCACCCACAATAAAACCCAACATGACTCGGGGAACCCGTATTTGCCAAATCACCGTTTCCACCATGCGACTACTACACTCACCCAGTAAACATTGGTAAGCATCACTGGCAGATATACTGGCAGAACCAATGCTGATTGCCGCAATAAAACTGAGGCACACGGCTAGTACCAGCAGGAGCACTTTGAAGCCCAGTGAATTAGCAAGTGCATTGTTAACAGACTTCATCGTGATTGCTCCCAAAGGGAATCGTCGGGATGAAAGCAAACACTGACAAGGCCATTGCTCGCCATGTCCACGGCACAAGGCAATCCAAAGATCTGCGATAACACTTCCGCTTGCAACACTTCGCTTGGTGTACCAAAGCCCTGGATCTGCCCATCGGCTAACAGCAAAATCTGATCGCAATAACGTGCAGCCAGATTTAAATCGTGAATAGTCATTAAAATGGTGAGGTTTAGATGCCTTAATAACTGCAATATCTGATGTTGAAAATACACATCAAGATGATTAGTCGGTTCATCTAACACCAGAATATCGGCCTTTTGTACCAATGCTCGCGCAACCAATACTCGTTGTAATTCTCCACCGGAAAGAGTGTTAAGCAGCTGATTTTGTTTGCTCTCCATCCCAACTCGATGCAAAGCCTGTTCGATCATTCTCGCATCCTGAGTGGAGTTCATTTCAAACAAGGATTTATGAGGTAGCAACCCCATTTGCACCACATCCAATACTCTCAGATCAAACAGACTATCGGAATGCTGAGGCACGCTGGATAAAGTTTTAGCTAACATCCTGCGAGACATCTGCTTTTGTTCTTTGCCCTGAATAAGAATCGACCCGGAATAGTCTTCAATCAAGCCCAGCAAACAGCGTAATAAGCTGGTTTTACCTGCGCCATTTGGCCCCACAATACCCACAGTTGCGCCTGAGTTAATAGCAAAGGACAAGTCTTTTAAAATCGCTCTGGGTGCACTACTACGACCGCCCTTTGTAGCCTCGACGCTCCAGTGCAAATGTTCAACTTGAATAATAGGGGGAATAGCAGACGACAAAGGTGTATAGACTCTTATTGATAATGTGTCGGTAAGGAATGGGCACAGACTAAGTGAAAAGCGTTCAAATGTGAATGTTAACCCGGCGCTTTCTTGTCAAAGCATCATGATAGAAAAAACTTCCACATTTTTATTTCTTTAATTTCAATAAGTTAAATTTAAAAAATAAAAAAATTTAAATTTTTTTATTGAAAAAGTTCACAACAAACATACATAGGAATTGTCGATGCCGAAAGGGTTAAGAAACCTGGGTCGACATAACCGTCGCCGCGTAGCGGGACAATAAATAACAACAAACATATTGCTTAATGAGGATATGACTATGCGTACTATCGATCTATCTCCACTTTACCGTTCATTCATTGGTTTTGACCACTTGGCTAACCTGTTGGACGATGCTTCCAGAAACGAAAAGCAAAACGGTTACCCTCCATATAATATTGAATTACTTGCCGACGACAAATACCGTATCACTATGGCTGTCGCAGGCTTTAGCAAAGATGAACTCACTCTGGAAGTGAAAGAAAATCTGTTGCTCATTACAGGTCAAAAACCAGATAAAGAAGAACAAGAGCGCAAATTCTTGCATAAAGGTATTTCCGAGCGCAGCTTCGAGCGTAAATTCCAGTTGGGTGCTCATGTAAAAGTGCTCACAGCAGACATGGAAAACGGGTTACTACATGTTGATTTGGAACGTGTTATCCCGGAAGCGCTGAAACCAAGACGCATTGAGATTGGCAGCAATCTTATCGAGAATTAGTTCTCGAATGTGTTCTCTCTTTTGTTCTTAGTGATTGTTATTTGGTGCCCTTTAAAAAAGTGACAAGAACGCCCGGCGAATGCTGGGCGTTTTTGTATTTGAAAGCCTATCTCAACTTAGTAGATAACAAGCAAATTCAACCCTATCAAAACCAGCAATACAATATAGGTCGCCAAAGTGCCATAGAAGCGTTGCCAGGTAACTCCAGGATTACGGCGAATGCCATAAGCATGTAACAATCGTCCAAGCAACAATGTCACTCCAACCCCATGCAGCAAAAGTTCATGAGACTGATTAATTTCGGCAATCAACATCATCACTAACGCCAAAGGCACATATTCAGCAAAATTTCCTTGAACCCGCATCACCTGCAAAAAATATTTATCTCCACCGTCGCCCAAGCCAATGCGCTTTTCGCGACGTTGGAAAATAACCTGCAAGCAAAGATATAAATATAAAGCGCCGAGCAAACCGGCGTAGAAAGCGGTGATGGGTGTGGCGATTAACGTCATATTCATAGCGTATTCCTACATTATTGTTGTTATCGATATTGTTAGTATCGCCGCCACTATAACAACAAATCACCATAATCTGACACGTTTTAGATTTATGTTTTCGATAAAAAATCTCGAATAATGTCAGCCACTTCATGGGGATGCTCCAAAGGCAACATATGCCCGCTCTCTGGAATAACATGTAATTGCGCATCAGGGAAAGCCTGCGCCATCGACTCTAAATCCTCGACCGACACCAAACCGTCGTTCTCAGCGCCTAATATCAACACCGGGCAAGTTAATTCATTCAAACGCGACATTAACGGCTCCCGCTCGCTGGTCTCTCGTACCTGAGTTTCCAATACATCATGCCCAAGCTCATTATCCATGGCCTTGATCGTATTGATTAACCGAGAATCAAACATTCGGGAAGGGTGAACAAACTGCTGTAAACGCGCTCGCGCGATACCGCCATAGCGATGATCCTTTAACCATTCCAGGCTTTTACGACGCATGGTCATTTCATGCTCAGGCAAAGGGTTAGCCGAAATAGAAGCCAACACCAAGCGCTGTATTTTCTCTGGATGTTGCAAAGCGTACGACAAACTGAGATAGCCTCCCATTGAAAAACCAATGAGATTCGCCCCCTCACCTCCGCCTTGCTGAGATACCAATTCAACCCCTTTGGCAACCGTGTCCATCATCTCAGCACGACTGGAGCAACGTTCAATAGCAACATGATGTGATGCATAGTCCGGTTGCAATAGTTCAGCCACAGGCTGCCACAAGCGTTCATCGCACATGGTTCCTGGTACAAATGCCAGTGACGACTGCAAACTCATATAAACGTGCTCTTCTCTTGTTCAAACAAAACGAAAAAGCCGCTTGCAGCGTCAACTACAAGCGGCTTTTAAATTCATCCAGGGATTGAGGTATTAACCCAACAACTCGTCCAGTTTTGCATTCACAGATTCAACTGCCACGCTGGCGTCTACTTTGTGGTACTGGCAATTATTTTGTGACGCTTCATTCAGATAGTAATCAACAAGAGGCTTGGTTTGCTCATGGTAAACCGCCAAACGCTTTCTTACGGTTGATTCTTCGTCGTCAGGACGGATAACCAACTCTTCGCCTGTTACGTCGTCTTTACCTTCCTCTTTAGGTGGGTTGTATTCAACGTGATAAACACGACCAGAACCAGGGTGAACACGACGACCCGCCATACGTTGTACGATAATTTCATCGTCGATATCAAATTCAATAACGTGGTCTACATCAATGCCATTTTCTTTCATCGCATCGGCTTGAGGAATGGTACGAGGAAAACCATCAAGCAAGAAACCTTTGGCACAGTCGTCCTGAGCAACACGCTCTTTCACCAGACCAATGATGATGTCGTCAGAAACGAGTTTACCTTCATCCATAATTTTTTTGGCAGCAACACCCAACTCGGATCCTGCACTGATAGCTGCGCGCAGCATGTCACCAGTCGAGATTTGAGGAATACCGTATTTACCCATCAAGTACTGAGCCTGAGTGCCTTTACCTGCACCTGGCGCTCCAAGAAGAATAATGCGCATAGTTGTAGTTTCTCCCAAGTACGCAAAATAGACGCACTTTTAGCTAATGCGTTGGTTTTGCTACCGAGTCTCGGGCGAAGAAATTCGCGGACTCAAAACCATTGACGCCAAATTGAAAATGAAAGCAGCCACTTTAGAAGAATTGGGGTCTGTGTCAACAACTGGAGGGAAAAAAGTTAAAGATAATTTGCTCTGGATCTATGAGCCAGAGCGGATGGCTAGCCATCCGCCTGACATTATTTATTTAGCTTATTTTGATTATTTGGCGAGATCCATCAACAAGCTATTAAGATTTTGCACAAAACTGGCGGGATCTTTCAAATTACCCTGCTCAGAAAGTGCCGCCTGATCCAACAAAACTTTAGACCATTTAATGAATTGTTCTTCGTCTTGCAAATCAGCCAACATTTTCACCAATTGGTGCTCAGGGTTAAGTTCCAGATCATATTTAATTTCTGGTACATTTTGCCCCGCCGCCAGCATCATCTTACGCATTTGCGTGCTCATGCCAAACTCATCTGCCACAACACAAGCAGGAGAATCGGTCAAACGGTGTGTGAACTTAACATCCTTCACCGCATCGCCCAACGCCGTTTTAACGCGCTCTGTCAGCCCTTCAACCTGCTTCTCGGCTTCTTCGTGAGCTTTCTTGCTCTCTTCATCTTCCATTTCACCCAAATCCAGAGCTCCGCGAGCAATTGACTGGAATTGCTTCTCTTCGAATTCGCTCAGATGAGACATCAACCATTCGTCGATGCGATCATACATCAACAAGACTTCAATGCCTTTCTTACGGAAGATTTCCAAATGAGGGCTATTCTTGGCAGCTTGATAGCTATCGGCAGTCACATAGTAGATCTTATCCTGACCTTCTTTCATACGACCAAGATAATCAGACAAGGATACGGTTTGCGCATCGCTGTCGTTATGCGTAGAAGCAAAGCGCAACAGTTTGGCGATTTTCTCTTTATTGGAATAATCTTCTGCTGGTCCTTCTTTCAATACGTTACCGAATTCTGACCAGAAAGACTGATACTTCTCAGCGTCATTCTGTGACAAAGAACTTAACATTTGCAGAACACGCTTAGTGCAGCCCTGACGCAGGTTTTGCGTGATCTTGTTGTCTTGCAAGATTTCACGGGACACGTTCAATGGCAAATCATTGGAATCCAGCAAACCTTTCACGAAACGCAAATAGCTCGGCATAAACTGATCAGCATCGTCCATAATGAAAACGCGCTGTACATAAAGTTTCAGGCCGTTTTTCTGATCACGATTCCACAAATCAAACGGGGCTTTGGCCGGAATATACAACAAGCTGGTGTATTCCGTTTTGCCTTCTACGCGATTGTGAGACCAGCTAACCGGATCACCAAAATCGTGAGAAATATGCTTATAAAACTCTTTGTATTCTTCGTCGGTAATTTCCGACTTATCGCGAGTCCAAAGCGCAGTAGCTTTGTTTACACTTTCCCACTCACCCGGGATAGCAGGGATTTTCTCGCCGTCTTCACCATCTCTCTCAGGAATTTCTTCTTTCCACATTCTGACAGGAATAGAAA
Above is a window of Paraneptunicella aestuarii DNA encoding:
- a CDS encoding cobalamin-binding protein; this translates as MLSVRYWQSILLACCLCILSAHAADKELFRKEQVEKPTIIALAPHIVEVLFEVGAGEQIIAATEYSDYPEQAKDIPVIGNYLGLQIERIIELNPDLIIAWQGGNPATDLDKLKKLGFEILYSFPLELTDVPKEMRLYGAKTHNAESAERVASAFEQRLSAMKKQYQDQKWQTAFYEIWHQPLTTVAKPGWAHNLLETCHIRNAFADAGNPYPQVNIEQVLEENIELIIQPVSISQGQTSGYQWSQWPDIPAVKNHRIIQPDSDKLHRMSSRVLDELQWLCEQATK
- the cobO gene encoding cob(I)yrinic acid a,c-diamide adenosyltransferase, with protein sequence MNSSSSDERHKQRMQKLKEKVDARIESATEDKGLLLVLTGNGKGKSSSGFGMVARAVGHGLKAAVAQFIKGSWECGERNLLEKAGVAFEVMRTGFTWDTQDKTADTEAAQAVWQHAKQWLQDDTIDVVMLDEITYMLTYQYLDLDEVLSAIANRPVNQHVIVTGRACHRALIELADTVSEVNNTKHAFDAGVKAQKGIDW
- a CDS encoding FecCD family ABC transporter permease, whose translation is MKSVNNALANSLGFKVLLLVLAVCLSFIAAISIGSASISASDAYQCLLGECSSRMVETVIWQIRVPRVMLGFIVGAGLACAGAVLQNTTRNPLADPYLFGIVAGAGLGATIANTFFAQQIAFMLPAMAFVGAAMAIMLVLFLARFLFRVELILLAGVAVAFMLGSMSQFLLYVGEPLASNRIMFWLMGSLAGAEMEQVKLLLPLLMVLLGLVLLVHRQMDAMLLDEDSALTLGVNVPRLRMLLLLGCALMTAAIVAYCGGIGFVGLMVPHMVRFLFGVTSFKLLIGCFFLGGIFLMWVDVLARQLLSGQELPIGIITSAIGSIFFVLLMLRSKATR
- a CDS encoding ABC transporter ATP-binding protein, giving the protein MSSAIPPIIQVEHLHWSVEATKGGRSSAPRAILKDLSFAINSGATVGIVGPNGAGKTSLLRCLLGLIEDYSGSILIQGKEQKQMSRRMLAKTLSSVPQHSDSLFDLRVLDVVQMGLLPHKSLFEMNSTQDARMIEQALHRVGMESKQNQLLNTLSGGELQRVLVARALVQKADILVLDEPTNHLDVYFQHQILQLLRHLNLTILMTIHDLNLAARYCDQILLLADGQIQGFGTPSEVLQAEVLSQIFGLPCAVDMASNGLVSVCFHPDDSLWEQSR
- a CDS encoding Hsp20 family protein, with protein sequence MRTIDLSPLYRSFIGFDHLANLLDDASRNEKQNGYPPYNIELLADDKYRITMAVAGFSKDELTLEVKENLLLITGQKPDKEEQERKFLHKGISERSFERKFQLGAHVKVLTADMENGLLHVDLERVIPEALKPRRIEIGSNLIEN
- a CDS encoding MAPEG family protein, translating into MNMTLIATPITAFYAGLLGALYLYLCLQVIFQRREKRIGLGDGGDKYFLQVMRVQGNFAEYVPLALVMMLIAEINQSHELLLHGVGVTLLLGRLLHAYGIRRNPGVTWQRFYGTLATYIVLLVLIGLNLLVIY
- a CDS encoding alpha/beta fold hydrolase produces the protein MSLQSSLAFVPGTMCDERLWQPVAELLQPDYASHHVAIERCSSRAEMMDTVAKGVELVSQQGGGEGANLIGFSMGGYLSLSYALQHPEKIQRLVLASISANPLPEHEMTMRRKSLEWLKDHRYGGIARARLQQFVHPSRMFDSRLINTIKAMDNELGHDVLETQVRETSEREPLMSRLNELTCPVLILGAENDGLVSVEDLESMAQAFPDAQLHVIPESGHMLPLEHPHEVADIIRDFLSKT
- the adk gene encoding adenylate kinase, with product MRIILLGAPGAGKGTQAQYLMGKYGIPQISTGDMLRAAISAGSELGVAAKKIMDEGKLVSDDIIIGLVKERVAQDDCAKGFLLDGFPRTIPQADAMKENGIDVDHVIEFDIDDEIIVQRMAGRRVHPGSGRVYHVEYNPPKEEGKDDVTGEELVIRPDDEESTVRKRLAVYHEQTKPLVDYYLNEASQNNCQYHKVDASVAVESVNAKLDELLG
- the htpG gene encoding molecular chaperone HtpG, encoding MAEIAHKETHGFQTEVKQLLHLMIHSLYSNKEIFLRELVSNAADAADKLRFKALSDDSLYENDGDLHVKLSVDKEAGTLTIADNGIGMSREDVIEHLGTIAKSGTAEFFSKLSGDQAKDSKLIGQFGVGFYSAFIVADKVTVRTRLAGADAAQGVEWESEGEGEFTIAEIDKANRGTEIILHLRDDEKEFLDNWRLRSIIGKYSDHISIPVRMWKEEIPERDGEDGEKIPAIPGEWESVNKATALWTRDKSEITDEEYKEFYKHISHDFGDPVSWSHNRVEGKTEYTSLLYIPAKAPFDLWNRDQKNGLKLYVQRVFIMDDADQFMPSYLRFVKGLLDSNDLPLNVSREILQDNKITQNLRQGCTKRVLQMLSSLSQNDAEKYQSFWSEFGNVLKEGPAEDYSNKEKIAKLLRFASTHNDSDAQTVSLSDYLGRMKEGQDKIYYVTADSYQAAKNSPHLEIFRKKGIEVLLMYDRIDEWLMSHLSEFEEKQFQSIARGALDLGEMEDEESKKAHEEAEKQVEGLTERVKTALGDAVKDVKFTHRLTDSPACVVADEFGMSTQMRKMMLAAGQNVPEIKYDLELNPEHQLVKMLADLQDEEQFIKWSKVLLDQAALSEQGNLKDPASFVQNLNSLLMDLAK